A window from Enterocloster bolteae encodes these proteins:
- a CDS encoding ABC transporter ATP-binding protein has translation MEGQKLLTVKDLKTYFYTSGGVSKAVDGVSFEVEKGEILGIVGESGSGKSVTSSSIIHLLPAKTGKIVGGSIDFNGTDVLKLSQKELLEFRGKDISMIFQNPMTSLSPVFKVGSQMVEMICAHQKVTKAEARNMAEEALKRVGIPDARRRMEAYPYELSGGMCQRVIIAMSVCSKPQMIIADEPTTALDVTVQAQVLDLLKELRDKYGTAILLITHNLGVVWDMCDSVIVMYAGKTVEYAPCIDLYNHPLHPYTWGLLDCMPRLSSNSKEELSTIAGTPPDLRLTGVGCNFANRCPYAQERCRTEVPELTEVSPGHRVACHRQTGGNRLVRNEVTESGR, from the coding sequence ATGGAAGGACAGAAATTATTGACAGTAAAAGACTTGAAGACGTACTTCTATACCTCCGGCGGAGTCAGCAAAGCCGTGGACGGAGTCAGCTTTGAGGTGGAAAAGGGAGAAATCCTGGGCATTGTGGGCGAGTCAGGTTCAGGCAAGAGCGTTACGTCCAGCTCCATCATCCATCTCCTGCCGGCCAAGACAGGAAAAATCGTGGGCGGGTCCATTGATTTTAATGGTACGGATGTCCTTAAGCTGAGCCAGAAGGAACTGCTGGAATTCAGGGGGAAGGACATATCCATGATCTTCCAGAACCCTATGACATCCCTGTCGCCGGTCTTTAAGGTAGGGAGCCAGATGGTGGAGATGATATGCGCCCACCAGAAGGTCACCAAGGCAGAGGCCAGGAACATGGCAGAGGAGGCGCTGAAACGGGTTGGGATTCCCGATGCCAGACGGCGGATGGAGGCGTATCCGTACGAGCTGTCGGGGGGCATGTGCCAGAGGGTTATTATAGCCATGTCCGTGTGCAGCAAACCGCAGATGATCATTGCGGATGAACCCACCACGGCCCTGGATGTGACGGTCCAGGCACAGGTACTGGATTTATTAAAGGAACTGCGCGACAAATACGGCACAGCCATCCTGCTGATTACCCATAATCTGGGAGTTGTATGGGATATGTGTGACAGCGTGATTGTTATGTACGCGGGCAAGACAGTGGAGTATGCTCCCTGTATTGATTTATACAATCATCCCCTTCATCCTTATACATGGGGGCTTTTGGACTGTATGCCCAGACTGAGCAGCAATTCTAAGGAGGAACTGTCCACAATCGCAGGCACACCGCCTGATTTGAGGCTTACCGGGGTAGGCTGCAACTTTGCCAACAGATGCCCTTACGCGCAGGAGCGGTGCAGGACGGAGGTGCCGGAGCTGACAGAAGTATCGCCAGGCCACCGTGTTGCCTGCCACCGGCAGACAGGCGGAAACAGGCTTGTCAGAAATGAGGTGACGGAAAGTGGAAGATAG
- a CDS encoding amidohydrolase, which yields MREELKRQVGTCIDRCSGELTELADTIWNNPEYNFKEYKACRSITGLLEKHGFDVERGTGGIETAFHAFCDSGKPGPHIAFLAEYDAVPGMGHACGHNLMAAMSAGAGIAVKSVLPQLKGSISVFGTPAEEGGGGKVIMLENGAFNGVDAAMIIHSANETVVNDISYSRTDIIVDFFGKGAHAATWPEEGVSALDPLLLLFQHISQMRLRWNGQGTILGIISEGGEDPIHIPEHCQGKFTVRSFSMKTKKKLLGDFLEACEAAARMTGTTWQWKEDGYTYEDIRNNPVIEDVLAEQFTRLGETVMPRRKELGIGCTDVGNLTHAFPALQSYVQVVPLLRGHTKEFEDACKSPDGHRAALTGAKALAMTAVELLSDDSLMEQVDRAFQDMKKQYE from the coding sequence ATGAGAGAAGAATTGAAAAGACAGGTCGGGACGTGTATAGACCGATGTTCCGGGGAGCTTACGGAGCTGGCAGATACCATCTGGAACAATCCGGAATATAATTTTAAAGAGTATAAGGCATGCCGGTCCATTACCGGACTGCTTGAGAAGCACGGTTTTGATGTGGAGCGGGGAACCGGCGGGATTGAGACAGCATTTCATGCATTTTGTGATTCCGGAAAGCCGGGACCTCATATTGCGTTCCTGGCGGAGTACGATGCTGTGCCGGGAATGGGCCACGCGTGCGGCCATAATCTGATGGCGGCCATGTCGGCCGGAGCAGGGATTGCGGTGAAGTCCGTGCTGCCTCAGCTTAAGGGCAGTATTTCCGTATTCGGGACACCGGCCGAGGAGGGCGGCGGAGGAAAGGTCATCATGCTTGAAAATGGGGCATTTAACGGGGTGGACGCGGCTATGATAATCCATTCCGCCAATGAGACAGTGGTGAATGATATCTCATACTCCAGGACAGACATCATCGTGGACTTTTTCGGAAAGGGAGCCCATGCCGCTACCTGGCCTGAGGAGGGCGTCAGCGCCCTGGATCCCCTTCTTCTGCTGTTCCAGCATATCAGCCAGATGAGGCTTCGCTGGAATGGGCAGGGAACTATTTTAGGTATCATATCCGAAGGCGGAGAGGACCCCATCCACATTCCGGAACACTGCCAGGGGAAGTTTACAGTGCGCTCGTTCAGCATGAAGACCAAGAAGAAGCTCCTGGGAGATTTTCTGGAGGCCTGCGAGGCCGCAGCCAGGATGACCGGTACTACCTGGCAGTGGAAGGAAGACGGCTACACATATGAGGACATACGCAACAATCCGGTTATAGAGGACGTTCTGGCAGAGCAATTTACCCGGCTGGGAGAAACGGTAATGCCAAGAAGAAAGGAACTGGGAATCGGATGTACGGATGTGGGTAATCTGACCCATGCCTTTCCGGCCCTCCAATCCTATGTCCAGGTGGTTCCCCTGCTCCGGGGACACACAAAGGAATTCGAAGATGCCTGCAAAAGTCCGGACGGACACAGGGCGGCCCTGACTGGCGCCAAGGCACTTGCCATGACTGCGGTGGAGCTTTTATCCGACGACAGCCTTATGGAACAGGTGGACAGGGCCTTTCAGGATATGAAGAAGCAGTATGAATGA
- a CDS encoding ABC transporter permease, with the protein MKKTDIAASQPSYEEILRKERRANSAWNKLRRNKTAMIGLFIIVIMTAIAVFAPFITGGKPNEIHPIDAYLGFFEKGHLFGTDEAGRDLFTRICYGARVSLLVAVGATVLGGVIGVALGLISGYAGGVVDAVIMRCMDGVMAFPFILLSIILMTVLGDGIFNVILAIGIAVVPRFSRVVRGQVLIVKKEEYCNAGRVIGISNTRMLLHHILPNTVSEVIVYATLNTASAIISEASLSFLGLGIKLPTASWGSILRSGRDCLNTAPHIAGISGCFILLTVIGFNLLGDGIRDVLDPKMRR; encoded by the coding sequence ATGAAAAAGACAGATATAGCCGCATCCCAACCGTCTTACGAGGAGATCCTCAGGAAGGAACGGAGGGCCAACAGCGCCTGGAATAAGCTGAGACGGAATAAGACAGCTATGATTGGACTGTTCATCATTGTGATTATGACCGCCATTGCTGTATTTGCCCCGTTCATCACAGGGGGAAAGCCCAATGAGATACATCCCATTGATGCATATCTGGGCTTCTTTGAGAAGGGGCACCTGTTCGGCACGGATGAAGCCGGAAGGGATTTGTTTACAAGAATATGCTACGGGGCCAGGGTCTCTCTTCTGGTTGCAGTGGGAGCCACGGTACTGGGAGGTGTCATCGGGGTAGCCCTGGGACTTATATCGGGTTACGCCGGCGGCGTGGTGGATGCGGTCATTATGCGCTGCATGGACGGCGTCATGGCATTTCCTTTTATCCTGCTGTCCATTATCCTTATGACGGTACTGGGGGATGGTATATTCAATGTGATCCTGGCAATCGGAATTGCGGTTGTACCGCGCTTTTCCAGGGTGGTCAGAGGCCAGGTGCTCATAGTGAAAAAGGAGGAGTACTGCAATGCAGGCAGGGTCATCGGCATTTCCAATACCAGGATGCTGCTTCACCATATACTGCCCAATACAGTGAGTGAGGTCATTGTGTATGCTACCCTTAACACTGCCAGCGCAATCATATCAGAGGCATCCTTAAGCTTCCTTGGACTGGGCATCAAGCTGCCCACAGCTTCCTGGGGTAGTATTCTGAGGTCGGGAAGGGACTGCCTGAACACGGCGCCCCATATCGCAGGTATCTCAGGCTGCTTTATTTTGCTGACAGTTATCGGCTTTAATCTGCTGGGAGACGGTATACGCGATGTACTGGATCCCAAGATGAGGAGGTAG
- a CDS encoding ABC transporter permease, whose product MLKTLINRCLQIIPALFVVVTLTFVLTRMIPGDPARAVAGPQASVQDVEKLRESMGLNEPMLVQYKDYVLGVLQGDFGTSYSYNQPVLKLVAERIPNTLLLAIPSIAVALLIGMVIGVVSAVKQGSLFDYIFMILALIGVSMPIFWMGLMLVLTFSVRLGWLPALGMGTFENGLGDVIRHMVLPCFCLSTIPMATFARITRSSILESISSDSIRAIRARGIRDAIVIWKYALKSALPPIVTVLGLQLASCFAGAILTENVFSWPGMGSLMVGAIDNRDYMLIQGAVLVIALAFVLVNLAVDIVYMLINPRVSYEGGS is encoded by the coding sequence ATGTTAAAGACTTTAATTAACCGATGCCTGCAGATCATACCGGCCCTGTTTGTGGTGGTGACCCTGACCTTCGTACTTACGAGGATGATTCCGGGTGACCCGGCCCGGGCCGTGGCAGGTCCCCAGGCTTCCGTGCAGGACGTGGAAAAGCTGCGGGAAAGCATGGGGCTTAACGAACCAATGCTGGTTCAGTACAAAGACTATGTCCTCGGCGTTTTGCAGGGGGACTTCGGGACATCCTATTCCTACAACCAGCCGGTCTTAAAGCTTGTGGCGGAGAGGATACCCAATACACTTCTGCTGGCAATTCCCTCCATAGCGGTTGCGCTTTTGATAGGCATGGTGATTGGTGTGGTCAGCGCGGTAAAGCAGGGTTCTCTGTTTGATTACATATTTATGATACTTGCACTGATTGGGGTTTCCATGCCTATTTTCTGGATGGGCCTTATGCTGGTACTGACCTTCAGCGTCCGGCTTGGGTGGCTTCCGGCCCTGGGCATGGGAACCTTTGAAAACGGCCTGGGGGATGTGATACGCCACATGGTCCTTCCCTGTTTCTGTCTGTCCACCATACCAATGGCAACCTTTGCCAGAATCACCCGTTCCAGTATCCTGGAATCCATTTCAAGCGATTCCATACGGGCCATCAGAGCCAGAGGAATCAGGGACGCCATTGTTATATGGAAGTACGCTTTAAAGAGCGCCCTTCCTCCCATCGTCACAGTCCTTGGCCTTCAGCTGGCATCCTGTTTTGCAGGCGCCATCCTGACGGAAAACGTGTTTTCCTGGCCCGGCATGGGATCACTGATGGTGGGCGCCATTGACAACCGTGATTATATGCTGATTCAGGGCGCTGTTCTTGTAATCGCGCTGGCATTTGTCCTGGTAAATCTGGCGGTAGATATTGTATACATGCTGATCAATCCAAGAGTCAGCTACGAAGGGGGTAGCTAA
- a CDS encoding ABC transporter substrate-binding protein, which produces MKKRWMVSLMAVAMAVSMAACGKSSGGGTENAGSSAPAGTTAAEAGASGETQTADAGEPVDGGVLTISLSSSPKNLDPVKYTGTYESQIIGSVCDTLVEYNSSLTEIMPSIAASWEVSDDGKEYTFKLRDDVYFQPGQYQDGRQVTAEDIKYSLERSHELSAMNRLDMLDHCEVISDTEVKCVLENPNAVFLTALTDAGNVIVPKEEVEGWGDDFGTHLVGSGPFALKEFKLDQQATLVRNEKYWAQKPHLDGVVFRPVSDGNQAVNALRTGEVNVATSLTGEAVQVARDDDTVKLLEMPGLHVSYLYFNMVNGPTKDPKVREALIKAVNVEELTGGVYQYGEAVPASLPLPPGSWGYDEAVKAEVPTYDPEAAKALLAEAGYPDGFDLNLYISNTPTRVKMATLFQAYLQQNLNVNVNINTSEWGTFSEIGASGQADVFGMSWTWYPDPYFFLNKLFYSGEIGSLGNGQGYNNPEVDKCLENALLTTDQNERADLYKKALALIVKDMPGIFYANENVEWGVTPNVQGLVQRADGKVKICTTDINVWLSK; this is translated from the coding sequence ATGAAAAAAAGATGGATGGTAAGCCTGATGGCAGTGGCAATGGCCGTATCCATGGCAGCGTGCGGCAAAAGTTCGGGGGGCGGCACAGAAAATGCAGGCAGCAGCGCGCCCGCAGGGACCACGGCAGCGGAAGCGGGGGCCAGCGGGGAGACACAGACCGCTGATGCCGGTGAGCCGGTGGACGGCGGGGTACTGACAATATCACTTTCCTCATCGCCTAAAAATCTGGATCCTGTGAAATATACAGGTACATATGAATCACAGATTATCGGAAGCGTATGTGACACACTGGTGGAGTATAACAGCAGCCTGACTGAGATCATGCCCTCTATCGCGGCTTCCTGGGAGGTCAGCGATGATGGAAAAGAGTATACCTTCAAGCTGAGGGATGATGTGTATTTCCAGCCGGGACAGTATCAGGACGGCAGGCAGGTAACGGCAGAGGATATCAAGTATTCCCTGGAGCGTTCTCATGAGCTGTCTGCTATGAACAGGCTGGACATGTTGGATCACTGTGAAGTGATAAGCGATACGGAAGTGAAATGTGTCCTGGAAAATCCCAACGCGGTTTTCCTTACTGCCCTTACCGATGCGGGCAATGTAATTGTCCCCAAAGAGGAAGTGGAGGGATGGGGAGATGATTTCGGAACCCATCTGGTAGGAAGCGGTCCATTTGCGCTGAAGGAATTCAAGCTGGACCAGCAGGCCACCCTGGTGAGAAATGAAAAGTACTGGGCACAGAAGCCTCACCTGGACGGGGTGGTATTCCGTCCTGTCAGCGACGGAAACCAGGCAGTGAATGCCCTGAGGACCGGAGAGGTCAATGTGGCTACCAGCCTTACGGGAGAGGCCGTGCAGGTGGCAAGGGATGATGACACCGTCAAGCTTTTGGAGATGCCGGGGCTTCATGTATCCTACCTGTACTTTAACATGGTAAATGGGCCTACCAAGGATCCGAAGGTCCGCGAAGCCCTGATCAAGGCTGTAAACGTGGAGGAACTGACAGGCGGCGTGTACCAGTATGGCGAGGCTGTGCCTGCATCCCTTCCGCTGCCTCCGGGCTCCTGGGGATACGACGAGGCTGTAAAGGCAGAGGTTCCAACCTATGATCCGGAAGCAGCCAAGGCGCTTCTGGCAGAGGCAGGTTATCCGGACGGATTTGATTTGAACCTGTATATTTCCAATACGCCTACCAGGGTTAAGATGGCAACCCTGTTCCAGGCATACCTGCAGCAGAACCTGAACGTGAATGTAAACATTAATACCAGTGAGTGGGGAACCTTCAGCGAGATTGGCGCTTCCGGACAGGCAGATGTGTTTGGTATGTCATGGACATGGTATCCGGATCCCTACTTCTTCTTAAACAAGCTGTTCTACAGCGGAGAAATCGGTTCCCTGGGCAACGGCCAGGGTTACAATAATCCTGAGGTTGATAAATGCCTGGAGAACGCCCTGCTGACAACAGACCAGAATGAGCGCGCAGACCTGTACAAGAAGGCGTTAGCCCTGATCGTGAAAGATATGCCCGGTATATTCTATGCCAATGAGAATGTGGAGTGGGGTGTGACGCCCAATGTCCAGGGACTGGTCCAGAGGGCTGACGGCAAGGTAAAGATCTGTACAACCGATATTAACGTATGGCTTTCAAAGTAA
- a CDS encoding M20 metallopeptidase family protein, with product MDNRYTLTRAGELSDELISIRRKIHQNPEIGFDLPETTALVAEKLKAYGIEFKKVGKAGISAVLGNAEAGGKTFLLRADMDALPFEELTGLTFASNNGCMHACGHDIHTSALLGAARILKEREGELRGRVKLMFQPCEEDVGGAADMVEAGVLENPSVDGAMALHVVHHSMGSVGYSTGAACASSDVFTITIHGEGGHGAVPDSCIDPINAAVHIHMALQALNSRETHPDEMLVLTICEFHSGAAANVFSDTAVMRGTIRTRNQKVREYARRRLEEISSTVASAFGASARVEYLYSGVPPMVNDQELLEEAAGYIDRLLGPGTCYELPRMTGSEDFSVLSQLVPSVLFWVGTGSQEEGYPYGVHNPKVTFSEDMIPVMSAIYAEVAICWLNNHPN from the coding sequence ATGGATAACAGGTATACCCTTACAAGGGCCGGAGAATTAAGCGATGAGCTGATCTCCATACGAAGGAAAATTCATCAAAACCCTGAAATTGGATTTGACCTTCCGGAAACAACTGCCCTTGTGGCAGAGAAATTAAAGGCATATGGAATTGAATTCAAGAAAGTAGGAAAAGCGGGAATCAGCGCGGTTCTTGGTAACGCTGAAGCGGGCGGGAAAACATTTCTTCTGAGAGCTGATATGGACGCCCTTCCCTTTGAGGAATTGACCGGTCTCACGTTTGCCTCCAATAACGGCTGTATGCATGCCTGCGGTCATGACATTCATACCAGTGCCCTTCTGGGAGCTGCCAGGATATTAAAAGAGCGGGAAGGCGAGCTGAGAGGAAGGGTCAAGCTGATGTTCCAGCCCTGCGAGGAAGATGTGGGCGGAGCTGCCGACATGGTTGAGGCAGGCGTTCTTGAAAATCCTTCCGTGGACGGCGCCATGGCCCTGCATGTGGTCCATCACAGTATGGGCAGTGTGGGATACAGTACCGGAGCGGCTTGTGCGTCCAGTGATGTGTTCACAATCACCATACACGGGGAGGGCGGACATGGGGCTGTTCCGGACAGCTGTATTGACCCTATCAACGCAGCCGTACATATCCATATGGCCCTGCAGGCCTTAAACAGCCGGGAAACCCATCCCGATGAAATGCTGGTACTGACAATCTGCGAATTCCATTCAGGAGCCGCAGCCAATGTATTTTCCGATACGGCAGTTATGCGCGGCACCATCCGCACCAGGAACCAGAAGGTGCGGGAATATGCCAGGAGACGTCTGGAGGAAATATCGTCAACAGTGGCATCCGCTTTTGGGGCATCTGCCCGGGTGGAATATCTCTATTCCGGTGTCCCGCCCATGGTAAATGACCAGGAGCTTCTGGAAGAGGCAGCGGGATATATTGACCGCCTGCTGGGACCGGGAACCTGTTATGAACTGCCAAGGATGACTGGTTCGGAGGACTTTTCGGTACTGTCACAGCTTGTGCCCAGTGTGCTTTTCTGGGTCGGAACCGGTTCGCAGGAGGAAGGATATCCTTACGGGGTGCACAATCCCAAAGTCACATTCAGCGAGGACATGATACCGGTAATGTCGGCCATCTATGCAGAGGTTGCCATATGCTGGTTAAATAATCATCCGAATTGA
- a CDS encoding AroM family protein: MFKLGAITVGQSPRTDVTDDIMGIFQGKVEILERGALDGLTVEDIDKLAPDAGEYVLVSRMRDGSQVSFSEQKILPRIQECIEQLEAEGVKMILFFCTGEFDYKFKSRVPLIFPCDLISRLIPVLCGDRQLIVVTPTQRQVQQSQEKWRKYVNDVVTVAASPYGGWEEIEQACRKISALQGPLVVMDCIGYSFAMKREVAEKTGKTVVLSRTMAARVISELSDI; encoded by the coding sequence ATGTTTAAATTAGGCGCAATTACAGTGGGGCAGTCTCCAAGGACAGACGTGACAGATGACATTATGGGGATATTCCAGGGGAAGGTTGAAATTCTGGAACGGGGGGCTTTGGATGGCCTGACGGTGGAGGATATAGACAAACTGGCCCCGGATGCGGGGGAGTATGTCCTGGTCTCCCGGATGCGGGACGGCAGCCAGGTTTCGTTTTCCGAGCAGAAGATCCTGCCTCGTATCCAGGAGTGTATCGAACAGCTGGAGGCAGAGGGAGTCAAGATGATTCTGTTCTTTTGTACGGGTGAGTTTGACTATAAATTCAAATCCCGGGTTCCTCTTATATTCCCCTGCGACCTTATAAGCCGGCTGATTCCTGTTCTCTGCGGGGACAGACAGCTGATTGTGGTGACACCCACCCAGAGACAGGTACAACAGTCCCAGGAAAAATGGAGGAAATATGTAAACGACGTGGTGACGGTGGCGGCTTCCCCGTACGGGGGATGGGAGGAAATAGAACAGGCATGCAGAAAGATCAGCGCACTTCAGGGGCCTCTGGTTGTCATGGACTGCATCGGATATTCCTTTGCCATGAAGCGGGAGGTTGCAGAAAAAACAGGGAAGACAGTGGTCCTTTCCCGCACCATGGCGGCCCGGGTGATATCGGAATTGTCAGATATCTGA
- a CDS encoding amino acid ABC transporter ATP-binding protein, which translates to MKLLELNHVEKSFDGLGVIKDISLSVEEGEIVSVIGPSGSGKSTLLRCATMLETMDSGEVIYLGKRAAWTEDGRAVYASKKDLKEIQSQYGLVFQNFNLFPHYSVMKNITDAPIHVQKRDKAQVYEEARALLKKMGLEDKENAYPCQLSGGQCQRVAIARALALNPKILFFDEPTSALDPELTGEVLKVIKSLADLDIAMVIVTHEMAFARDISDRVVFMAGGVIVEEGTPEQVFASDNERTQSFLGRYGALLN; encoded by the coding sequence ATGAAGCTGCTGGAATTAAATCATGTGGAAAAGTCATTTGACGGCCTGGGCGTCATAAAGGATATATCCCTCAGTGTGGAGGAGGGGGAAATCGTTTCTGTCATCGGTCCTTCGGGTTCGGGAAAATCCACCCTGCTGCGGTGCGCCACCATGCTGGAGACCATGGACAGCGGGGAAGTGATATACCTGGGAAAGCGGGCGGCCTGGACAGAGGACGGAAGGGCTGTGTACGCCTCAAAAAAGGATTTAAAGGAAATCCAGAGCCAGTACGGCCTGGTGTTCCAGAATTTCAACCTGTTCCCCCATTACTCTGTTATGAAGAACATCACGGATGCTCCCATCCATGTGCAGAAAAGGGATAAGGCGCAGGTCTATGAGGAAGCCAGGGCACTGCTTAAAAAGATGGGGCTGGAGGACAAGGAAAATGCGTATCCGTGCCAGCTGTCCGGCGGCCAGTGCCAGCGCGTGGCCATTGCCAGGGCATTGGCGCTGAATCCCAAGATACTGTTTTTTGACGAACCCACCTCAGCCCTGGACCCGGAGCTCACCGGTGAGGTTCTCAAGGTGATTAAGTCCCTGGCAGACCTTGACATCGCCATGGTGATTGTCACTCATGAGATGGCCTTTGCAAGGGATATATCGGACCGCGTGGTATTCATGGCGGGCGGTGTCATTGTGGAGGAGGGCACCCCGGAGCAGGTATTTGCTTCGGATAATGAGAGGACCCAGAGCTTTTTGGGGCGGTATGGGGCTTTGCTGAATTAG
- a CDS encoding amino acid ABC transporter permease, translated as MGKMTIQQMLIQLAGGMGTSIQIFLVTLIFSLPLGLLVAFGRMSKNRLLQAVVKVYISIMRGTPLMLQLMVVYFGPYYLFRIKVGSGYRLWATFIGFVINYAAYFAEIYRSGIQSMPVGQYEAAQILGYSRFQTFFKIILPQVIKRILPSVTNEVITLVKDTSLAFTLSVAEMFSIAKALAASQTNMIPFVAAGLFYYIFNLVVAVGMEWVEKKMDYYR; from the coding sequence ATGGGTAAAATGACAATCCAGCAGATGTTGATTCAGTTGGCAGGAGGTATGGGAACCAGTATCCAGATATTCCTGGTGACGCTTATCTTTTCCCTCCCTCTGGGCCTTTTGGTGGCCTTTGGTCGTATGTCCAAAAACCGGCTGCTCCAGGCCGTTGTCAAGGTATACATATCCATCATGAGAGGCACGCCCCTGATGCTGCAGCTTATGGTGGTGTATTTCGGACCCTATTACCTGTTCCGCATCAAGGTGGGCAGCGGCTACCGGCTGTGGGCCACCTTCATTGGATTTGTGATCAATTATGCTGCCTATTTTGCTGAAATCTACAGAAGCGGCATCCAGTCCATGCCTGTGGGCCAGTACGAGGCGGCTCAGATTCTGGGCTACAGCCGGTTCCAGACCTTCTTCAAAATCATACTGCCCCAGGTCATCAAACGGATTCTTCCGTCTGTGACCAACGAGGTCATCACCCTGGTCAAGGACACCTCCCTGGCCTTTACCCTCAGCGTGGCGGAGATGTTTTCCATAGCCAAGGCCCTTGCGGCGTCCCAGACCAATATGATTCCCTTTGTGGCGGCCGGTCTGTTCTACTACATTTTCAACCTGGTAGTGGCAGTTGGAATGGAGTGGGTTGAGAAGAAGATGGATTATTACCGTTAG
- a CDS encoding amino acid ABC transporter substrate-binding protein — MKKRLFSLALASVMALSLAGCGGSKEAATEAETKAETEQTAADTSAKAEDTTAQEETKAESEAASEAVSESAGGTLIVGFDQDFPPMGFMGDNGEYTGFDLELAKEVAERLGLEYTAQPIAWDSKDMELEAGNIDCIWNGFTMTGREDDYTWSEPYMANTQVFVVAKDSGIASQADLAGKIVECQVDSSAEAALKEVPDLTATFKQLLTTADYNSAFMDLEQGAVDAIAMDVIVAGYQIQQRNADFIILEDSLSAEEYGVGFKKGNTELRDKVQATLEEMAADGTLKSVSEKWFGEDVTTIGK, encoded by the coding sequence ATGAAAAAGAGACTTTTTAGCCTGGCCCTTGCATCTGTGATGGCATTATCCCTGGCAGGATGCGGCGGTTCAAAGGAAGCAGCCACAGAGGCAGAGACAAAGGCAGAAACAGAGCAGACAGCAGCAGACACTTCTGCCAAGGCTGAGGATACCACCGCGCAGGAGGAGACAAAAGCAGAGAGCGAAGCCGCGTCAGAGGCTGTTTCAGAAAGCGCCGGAGGAACATTGATAGTAGGATTTGACCAGGATTTCCCGCCCATGGGATTCATGGGGGACAACGGTGAATATACAGGATTTGACCTGGAGCTGGCCAAGGAAGTGGCAGAGCGTCTGGGACTGGAATATACGGCACAGCCCATTGCCTGGGATTCCAAGGACATGGAGCTGGAGGCAGGCAATATCGACTGTATCTGGAACGGATTTACCATGACAGGGCGTGAGGACGACTATACATGGTCAGAGCCGTACATGGCCAACACCCAGGTATTTGTTGTGGCTAAGGATTCCGGTATAGCCAGCCAGGCAGACCTGGCAGGCAAGATTGTGGAGTGCCAGGTGGATTCCTCTGCAGAGGCAGCGTTAAAGGAGGTCCCGGACCTGACGGCTACCTTCAAGCAGCTGCTTACCACGGCTGATTATAACTCGGCTTTCATGGATTTGGAGCAGGGCGCGGTGGACGCCATTGCCATGGACGTAATCGTGGCCGGATATCAGATTCAGCAGAGAAACGCTGACTTCATTATCCTGGAGGACAGCCTGTCCGCAGAGGAGTACGGAGTTGGATTCAAGAAGGGCAACACGGAGCTTCGCGACAAGGTACAGGCCACCCTGGAAGAGATGGCTGCGGATGGCACGCTTAAGTCCGTATCCGAGAAGTGGTTTGGCGAGGACGTAACTACGATTGGCAAGTAA
- a CDS encoding YjjG family noncanonical pyrimidine nucleotidase, translated as MEIRERKFDVILLDVDGTLLDFGMSEKQGMKVVLEQYGFEPTEERLLLYHEINEGFWSAFERGEVTKEDLVRQRFETFFGRLGRAVDGREAEELYRRQLDASAFLIDGALELCAYLKDRYDLYVVTNGTSSTQYKRLAASGLDGFMKDIFVSEDAGSQKPQKEYFDYCFSRIPDANPRRMLLIGDSPASDIKGGMAAGTYTCWYNPGGQTLPEGIRADYEVGSHKELMNLLQAPVLP; from the coding sequence ATGGAGATCAGGGAACGGAAGTTTGATGTGATTCTTCTGGATGTGGACGGAACGCTTTTGGATTTTGGCATGTCTGAGAAGCAGGGCATGAAGGTGGTCCTTGAGCAGTATGGATTTGAGCCCACAGAGGAACGGCTTTTGCTGTACCATGAAATCAATGAGGGATTCTGGTCCGCCTTTGAGCGGGGAGAAGTGACCAAGGAAGATTTGGTACGGCAGAGGTTTGAGACGTTTTTTGGCCGTCTGGGCAGGGCGGTGGACGGCCGTGAGGCGGAGGAACTGTACCGCAGGCAGCTGGACGCGTCCGCATTTTTGATTGACGGGGCCCTGGAGCTGTGCGCCTATCTGAAGGACAGGTATGATTTATATGTGGTTACCAACGGGACATCGTCCACCCAGTACAAGCGGCTGGCTGCCTCCGGCCTGGACGGCTTTATGAAGGATATTTTTGTGTCCGAGGACGCGGGGAGCCAGAAACCGCAGAAGGAATATTTTGATTACTGCTTTTCCAGGATACCGGATGCCAATCCGCGGCGTATGCTGCTCATTGGTGATTCACCTGCGTCCGATATCAAAGGCGGAATGGCCGCAGGCACGTATACGTGCTGGTATAACCCCGGCGGACAGACGCTGCCTGAGGGCATACGGGCGGATTATGAAGTGGGGAGCCATAAGGAGCTTATGAATCTTTTGCAGGCTCCTGTTCTGCCCTGA